Proteins co-encoded in one Synechococcus elongatus PCC 6301 genomic window:
- the purL gene encoding phosphoribosylformylglycinamidine synthase subunit PurL, translating into MTAISSAPFSADEIAGEGIKPEEYDAIVERLGRHPNKAELGMFGVMWSEHCCYKNSRPLLSQFPTEGLRILVGPGENAGVVDLGDGLHLAFKVESHNHPSAVEPFQGAATGVGGILRDIFTMGARPIAILNSLRFGDLEQPRTRRLFHGVVSGISHYGNCVGVPTVGGEVAFDPAYNGNPLVNAMALGLMETDEIVKAGASGIGNPVLYVGSTTGRDGMGGASFASAELSDESLDDRPAVQVGDPFLEKSLIEACLEAFKTGAVVAAQDMGAAGLTCSTAEMAAKGGVGVELDLDLIPVRESGMVPYEYLLSESQERMLFVAAAGREQELIDIFHRWGLQAVVAGKIIAEPIVRIFWQGAIAAEIPATALSDNTPIYHRQLPDEPPAYAQQAWQWTIDQLPAATEVGCGDRSWNDLLLTLLDSPTIASKRWVYRQYDHQVQNNTVVLPGAADAAVVRLRPQMGAAALKTSNKGVAATTDCNARYCYLQPYEGAKAAVAEAARNLSCVGAEPLAVTDNLNFGSPEKPIGYWQLAEACRGLSEACREFSTPVTGGNVSLYNETLDSDGKPQPIYPTPVVGMVGLVPNLDRVCGQGFQSVGDRLYLLGLPTQAADDRLSLGGSEYLAIAHQTVAGLPPRIDFDLERRVQAVCRLGIHQGWIRSAHDSAEGGLAVAIAESAIAGSLGARVNLGELVGHRPDWLLFAEGGARILVSVDPAHVAVWEAELQAQIPAAWQAIGTVTEADAGLAIAAGNQPLVQLSVDQLQQTWGGAIERRLAKD; encoded by the coding sequence ATGACGGCGATCTCCTCTGCTCCTTTTTCGGCCGATGAAATTGCTGGTGAGGGCATCAAACCCGAGGAGTACGATGCGATCGTCGAGCGACTGGGTCGGCACCCCAACAAAGCCGAGCTAGGAATGTTCGGCGTGATGTGGTCAGAGCATTGTTGCTACAAAAACTCACGACCGCTGCTCAGTCAATTTCCGACAGAGGGCCTGCGTATCCTCGTTGGTCCTGGTGAGAATGCCGGTGTTGTCGATCTGGGTGATGGACTGCATCTGGCCTTCAAAGTCGAGTCTCACAATCACCCCTCTGCTGTAGAGCCGTTCCAAGGGGCAGCAACGGGTGTAGGCGGTATTCTCCGCGATATTTTCACGATGGGAGCTCGCCCGATCGCGATTCTCAACTCCCTGCGCTTTGGCGACCTCGAGCAACCCCGAACGCGGCGACTGTTCCACGGCGTGGTCTCGGGAATTAGCCACTACGGCAACTGCGTCGGCGTGCCGACGGTGGGTGGTGAAGTCGCCTTTGACCCGGCTTACAACGGCAATCCCTTGGTGAATGCCATGGCCTTGGGGCTGATGGAAACCGACGAGATTGTCAAAGCAGGTGCTTCAGGCATTGGTAATCCGGTGCTGTATGTCGGCTCCACAACCGGTCGCGACGGCATGGGGGGGGCCAGCTTTGCCAGCGCTGAGCTGAGCGATGAATCGCTGGATGATCGCCCCGCGGTGCAGGTTGGTGATCCCTTCCTCGAAAAATCGCTGATTGAAGCTTGCTTAGAAGCGTTCAAAACAGGTGCTGTTGTTGCTGCGCAGGACATGGGTGCGGCGGGGCTGACCTGCTCCACGGCAGAAATGGCGGCCAAAGGTGGTGTCGGCGTTGAGCTGGATCTGGACCTGATTCCCGTGCGCGAAAGCGGCATGGTGCCCTACGAGTATCTGCTCTCGGAATCCCAGGAACGGATGCTGTTCGTGGCTGCAGCTGGTCGCGAGCAAGAGCTAATCGACATCTTCCATCGCTGGGGGCTGCAAGCGGTCGTCGCTGGCAAAATCATCGCTGAGCCGATCGTGCGGATTTTCTGGCAAGGCGCGATCGCAGCGGAAATTCCCGCTACTGCCCTCTCCGACAACACGCCGATCTATCACCGGCAACTCCCCGACGAACCGCCTGCTTACGCTCAACAGGCTTGGCAGTGGACGATTGATCAGCTTCCGGCAGCTACCGAAGTTGGCTGTGGTGATCGCAGTTGGAATGATTTGCTGCTGACTCTGCTGGATAGCCCCACGATCGCCTCTAAGCGCTGGGTCTATCGCCAGTACGACCACCAAGTCCAGAACAACACGGTTGTCTTGCCGGGGGCAGCAGATGCCGCTGTGGTGCGGTTACGACCGCAGATGGGCGCTGCTGCGCTGAAAACCTCCAACAAGGGTGTGGCAGCCACCACCGACTGCAATGCTCGTTACTGCTACCTGCAGCCCTACGAGGGGGCAAAAGCAGCGGTTGCAGAGGCGGCCCGCAACCTCAGCTGTGTTGGTGCTGAGCCGCTAGCTGTGACCGATAACCTCAACTTCGGTAGCCCTGAGAAGCCGATCGGCTACTGGCAGTTGGCGGAAGCTTGTCGGGGTCTCTCGGAAGCCTGCCGCGAATTTTCCACGCCAGTGACGGGCGGCAACGTCTCGCTCTATAACGAAACGCTGGATTCAGACGGGAAACCCCAGCCGATTTACCCGACGCCGGTGGTCGGCATGGTCGGCTTGGTGCCCAACCTCGATCGCGTCTGTGGTCAGGGTTTCCAATCCGTTGGCGATCGCCTCTATCTGCTTGGTCTGCCAACCCAAGCGGCTGACGATCGCCTCAGTTTGGGGGGGAGTGAATATCTCGCGATCGCCCATCAAACCGTAGCGGGGCTGCCGCCTCGGATCGATTTTGATCTAGAGCGGCGGGTGCAGGCGGTCTGTCGTCTTGGCATTCACCAAGGCTGGATTCGATCGGCCCACGACAGTGCGGAAGGCGGCTTGGCTGTGGCGATCGCGGAATCGGCGATCGCAGGTTCCCTCGGTGCTCGGGTCAATCTGGGTGAACTGGTTGGCCATCGTCCCGACTGGTTGCTATTTGCCGAGGGCGGTGCGCGGATCCTTGTTTCCGTCGATCCGGCACATGTCGCGGTTTGGGAAGCCGAGCTACAGGCACAAATTCCGGCAGCTTGGCAAGCGATCGGCACGGTTACTGAAGCCGATGCTGGACTGGCGATCGCCGCTGGAAACCAGCCCCTCGTCCAGCTTTCCGTCGATCAGCTCCAGCAGACTTGGGGCGGGGCGATCGAACGTCGTTTGGCTAAAGACTAA
- the thrC gene encoding threonine synthase gives MTATYPSEAQPQSRAHGWPGLIEAYRDYLPVTDTTPIVTLHEGNTPLIPVPTIAREIGRGVEVFVKYDGLNPTGSFKDRGMTMAITKAKEAGAKAVICASTGNTSAAAAAYARRGGLRAFVLIPDGFVAQGKLAQALLYGAEVLAIKGNFDRALEIVREVANQYPVTLVNSLNPYRLEGQKTAAFELIDVLGEAPDWLCIPMGNAGNISAYWMGFQEYHAKGLSQKLPRMMGFQAAGSAPLVTGEIVQSPDTIATAIRIGNPANWQRALRVHEESNGAFNAVTDAEILDAYRMLAGQEGIFCEPASAASVAGMLKCKDEIPDGATIVCVLTGNGLKDPSSAIEFSHTGFKAGIEPDLDIVAHTMGF, from the coding sequence GTGACCGCAACGTATCCGTCTGAAGCCCAACCCCAAAGCCGTGCCCACGGTTGGCCCGGACTGATCGAAGCCTACCGCGACTACCTCCCCGTCACCGACACGACGCCGATCGTCACGCTGCACGAGGGTAATACGCCCTTGATTCCTGTGCCGACGATCGCCCGTGAAATTGGTCGCGGCGTGGAAGTTTTCGTCAAATATGATGGCCTCAATCCCACAGGCAGCTTTAAAGATCGTGGGATGACGATGGCGATCACCAAGGCCAAAGAAGCGGGTGCAAAAGCGGTTATCTGCGCCAGTACTGGCAACACTTCGGCGGCGGCAGCAGCCTACGCAAGACGTGGCGGCCTGCGTGCTTTTGTCTTGATTCCGGATGGTTTTGTTGCCCAAGGCAAGCTAGCCCAAGCCCTGCTCTACGGGGCAGAAGTGCTGGCGATCAAAGGCAACTTCGATCGAGCTCTCGAAATCGTTCGCGAAGTCGCTAACCAGTACCCAGTCACCCTCGTTAACTCGCTCAATCCCTATCGTTTAGAAGGGCAAAAAACAGCTGCCTTTGAGTTGATTGATGTGCTCGGCGAAGCCCCCGATTGGCTCTGTATTCCCATGGGCAATGCAGGCAACATCAGTGCCTATTGGATGGGCTTTCAGGAATATCATGCTAAGGGGTTGAGCCAAAAACTGCCCCGCATGATGGGTTTTCAAGCGGCGGGTTCAGCGCCTCTAGTCACCGGAGAAATTGTGCAATCGCCCGATACGATCGCAACAGCAATTCGGATTGGTAATCCAGCGAACTGGCAACGTGCCCTCAGAGTGCATGAGGAAAGTAATGGTGCCTTCAATGCAGTGACCGATGCTGAAATTCTTGATGCCTATCGCATGCTGGCTGGTCAGGAGGGTATCTTCTGTGAGCCTGCCAGTGCAGCTTCCGTCGCTGGCATGCTGAAGTGCAAAGATGAAATCCCAGACGGCGCTACGATCGTCTGCGTTCTGACTGGTAATGGCCTCAAGGATCCCAGCAGTGCGATCGAATTTAGCCACACAGGTTTCAAAGCTGGAATTGAGCCTGATTTAGATATCGTGGCTCACACCATGGGCTTTTAA
- a CDS encoding HAD-IA family hydrolase, which produces MWKRSWKAFIARLSAIDPCGKAVEKLRGFSTGGIKGGSFLHRLKGFSTRNPQVFPQSYPQTLQAIIFDFDGTLVDSLPTVVAIANAHAPDFGYDPIDERDYAQLRQWSSRTIVRRAGLSPWQQARLLQRVQRQLGDCLPALQLFPGVADLLAQLRSRSLCLGILSSNSRQNIEAFLQRQGLRSLFSVVQAGTPILSKRRALSQLVAREGWQPAAVMYVGDETRDVEAARQVGLIAVAVTWGFNDRQSLVAACPDWLLETPSDLLQAVTQLMRQ; this is translated from the coding sequence ATGTGGAAAAGATCCTGGAAAGCTTTCATAGCAAGACTTTCAGCGATCGACCCCTGTGGAAAAGCTGTGGAAAAACTAAGAGGGTTTTCCACAGGGGGGATCAAGGGGGGTTCCTTTCTCCACAGACTGAAGGGGTTTTCCACAAGAAATCCACAGGTTTTTCCACAGAGTTATCCACAGACTTTGCAGGCGATTATTTTTGATTTTGATGGAACTTTAGTAGATTCTCTGCCTACTGTAGTTGCAATCGCTAATGCTCATGCCCCGGATTTTGGTTATGACCCGATCGATGAGCGTGACTATGCGCAACTGCGTCAGTGGTCTTCCCGCACGATCGTGCGGCGTGCGGGTCTGTCACCTTGGCAGCAGGCGCGGTTACTCCAACGGGTGCAACGCCAGCTAGGGGATTGTCTACCGGCGCTGCAGCTCTTTCCTGGGGTTGCAGACCTCTTGGCTCAACTGCGATCGCGATCGCTCTGTCTTGGGATTCTTAGCTCCAACAGTCGGCAGAACATCGAAGCCTTTTTGCAACGACAAGGTCTGCGATCGCTGTTCTCTGTCGTTCAAGCTGGAACGCCCATTTTGAGTAAGCGTCGGGCTCTCAGTCAGTTGGTGGCTCGCGAGGGCTGGCAGCCAGCAGCTGTGATGTATGTCGGCGATGAAACCCGCGATGTGGAAGCTGCTCGTCAGGTGGGTCTGATTGCTGTGGCCGTGACTTGGGGCTTTAACGATCGCCAAAGCCTGGTCGCGGCCTGTCCTGATTGGCTACTAGAAACTCCCTCAGACCTATTGCAAGCTGTGACGCAACTGATGCGACAGTAG
- a CDS encoding sirohydrochlorin chelatase produces the protein MTQFTVLPSLLNDETSARFMLRVLVAHGSRDPRSAIALQQLATDLTPLLGTTPAIAFLEGPHPPLADQIVQLAQQAKTQGAITVRVYPLSLLAGTHTTEDLPAAIATAQTQIPLPVELQPAWGESDSLRSLLRSQVTPATETWLLAHGSRRPEANQQIEQLAAEFGWPAVFCRAEPLLNDRLARTQPQRLLPLLLFPGPIYDSVQALCEAADASACLAPPLSQWPRFLEAIAQWLQFDLAISDNRASTPSRFPQ, from the coding sequence ATGACTCAGTTTACCGTGCTCCCTTCGCTCCTCAATGATGAGACTTCGGCTAGGTTCATGTTGCGTGTTTTAGTCGCCCATGGCAGTCGCGATCCGCGGTCGGCGATCGCATTGCAGCAATTGGCCACCGACCTCACGCCTCTGCTAGGAACTACGCCCGCGATTGCTTTTTTGGAAGGCCCTCATCCGCCCCTAGCCGACCAGATTGTGCAGTTGGCTCAGCAGGCTAAAACTCAGGGTGCGATCACGGTTCGGGTTTATCCCCTGTCTCTGCTGGCAGGCACCCACACCACAGAGGATTTGCCGGCAGCGATCGCCACCGCTCAAACGCAGATCCCTTTGCCCGTTGAACTGCAGCCCGCCTGGGGTGAATCGGACAGTCTGCGCAGTCTGCTGCGATCGCAAGTCACCCCCGCAACTGAAACGTGGCTGTTAGCTCATGGCAGTCGTCGCCCTGAAGCCAATCAGCAAATTGAACAATTGGCGGCTGAATTCGGCTGGCCTGCAGTGTTTTGTCGAGCAGAACCGCTGCTGAACGATCGCTTGGCTCGCACCCAGCCCCAACGCCTCTTGCCCTTGTTGCTTTTTCCGGGGCCGATTTACGACAGTGTGCAAGCACTTTGTGAAGCGGCTGATGCCTCTGCTTGCTTGGCACCCCCGCTGAGCCAATGGCCCCGGTTCTTAGAGGCAATTGCCCAGTGGCTCCAATTTGATCTTGCTATCAGCGATAATCGAGCCTCGACCCCTTCTCGTTTTCCACAGTAG
- the dnaN gene encoding DNA polymerase III subunit beta, with product MKLVCRQNELNTSLSLVSRAVPSRPNHPVLANVLLAADAGTQRLSLTAFDLSLGIQTSFAAQVERSGAITLPAKLLNDIVSRLPNDSDVTLEDNDAAATLSVGSGQYQMRGISADEFPELPLVQSQEALQLSASALIEGLRGTLFATSGDETKQILTGVHLKVQPDGLEFAATDGHRLAVVKTENAAATPATEFAVTVPSRALRDLERMIAIRGSDEAIALYHDQGQTVFQWGDQYLTSRTLDGQYPNYGQLIPREFNRNVAVDRKRLLAALERIAVLADQQNNAIRLSLDPENNRLALAVDAQDVGSGQEAVPAEIIGEPLEIAFNVRYLAEGLKALNTTDIQIQLNSNTSPVVLSPLGPVKITYLVMPIQLRS from the coding sequence ATGAAGTTGGTCTGTCGCCAAAACGAACTGAATACCAGTCTGTCGCTCGTTAGCCGTGCTGTACCTTCCCGCCCGAATCATCCGGTGCTTGCCAACGTGCTTCTAGCGGCTGATGCCGGTACTCAACGACTGAGCTTAACCGCCTTTGATCTCAGCCTCGGAATTCAAACCAGCTTTGCCGCGCAAGTCGAACGGAGCGGTGCCATCACTCTACCGGCCAAGCTGCTCAACGATATCGTTTCGCGCCTCCCCAACGACAGCGACGTCACGCTGGAAGACAACGATGCAGCGGCGACTCTGTCAGTGGGGTCTGGCCAGTACCAAATGCGGGGGATCAGTGCCGATGAATTTCCTGAGTTGCCTCTGGTTCAGAGCCAAGAAGCTCTACAACTCTCCGCCAGCGCTTTGATCGAAGGGCTGCGTGGCACCCTGTTTGCGACTAGTGGGGATGAAACCAAGCAAATCCTGACGGGCGTCCACCTCAAGGTACAACCCGATGGCCTAGAGTTTGCAGCGACGGACGGTCACCGCTTGGCTGTGGTTAAAACCGAGAATGCCGCAGCAACTCCAGCTACTGAGTTTGCTGTGACGGTGCCTTCGCGGGCCTTACGGGACCTAGAGCGGATGATCGCGATTCGCGGCAGTGACGAGGCGATCGCGCTTTATCATGACCAAGGTCAGACTGTCTTCCAGTGGGGCGACCAGTACCTAACGAGCCGGACATTGGATGGCCAATATCCCAACTACGGGCAGCTGATTCCGCGGGAGTTCAATCGCAACGTTGCCGTCGATCGCAAACGCCTGCTGGCCGCGCTGGAGCGGATTGCAGTGTTGGCGGATCAGCAAAATAACGCCATCCGTCTTTCCCTTGATCCGGAGAACAATCGCCTAGCCTTAGCAGTCGATGCACAGGATGTGGGAAGCGGTCAAGAAGCCGTGCCGGCTGAAATCATCGGTGAACCCTTGGAGATCGCCTTCAATGTGCGCTACCTCGCCGAAGGGCTGAAAGCCTTGAACACCACGGACATTCAGATTCAGCTCAACAGCAACACCAGCCCTGTCGTGCTCAGTCCGTTGGGACCCGTCAAAATCACCTACTTGGTGATGCCGATTCAGTTGCGCAGCTAG
- a CDS encoding alpha/beta hydrolase translates to MRRSLTAVLSGLAVLFASAIPGKAAETVTLIYGPWNRSIDVADLKHLAETGEARGFLGTILKLGNQDPQQLQRFLNLSFPFSLVQASDLLYSSLGTGLLDRAGTIVAPRVSNQDGRQALRAAILLSLSKDGQISPVELLENYPTNMRVNVDSLLGLIAQVGDLEALIRSLGSGGSN, encoded by the coding sequence TGTTCGCCAGTGCCATTCCCGGAAAGGCTGCAGAAACCGTAACGCTCATCTACGGTCCTTGGAACCGATCCATTGATGTCGCAGACCTGAAACACCTAGCAGAGACCGGCGAAGCCCGGGGATTTCTCGGCACCATTTTGAAGCTTGGCAATCAGGATCCCCAACAGCTACAGCGGTTTCTGAATCTCAGCTTTCCCTTTAGCCTTGTCCAGGCCAGCGATCTGCTCTACAGCAGCCTAGGGACAGGCCTACTCGATCGCGCTGGGACAATCGTCGCTCCACGGGTTTCTAACCAGGATGGACGCCAAGCACTGCGAGCCGCCATTCTGCTTTCCTTGTCGAAGGATGGTCAAATTTCTCCCGTTGAACTGCTAGAGAACTATCCCACCAACATGCGGGTCAATGTGGATTCGCTACTGGGGTTGATTGCTCAAGTCGGCGACCTTGAAGCGCTGATTCGATCACTCGGGTCGGGCGGCAGTAATTAG
- the cobA gene encoding uroporphyrinogen-III C-methyltransferase codes for MTLISSVTKGKVYLVGAGPGDPGLLTLRGKALLEAAEVVVYDALVSDAILSLINPKADKIHAGKRRGQHSLLQTETTQLLIEKAQQQAVVVRLKGGDPFVFGRGGEEMADLQAAGIAVEVVPGVTAGVAVPAYAGIPITHRDRSSSVTFVTGHEMAGKYRPSIAWEAIARGSETIVIYMGLHNLALIIEQLQTAGLPGITPIALIRWGTRPEQEELFATLETVVAAVAERQFQAPAIAVIGQVVSLSPLLPPTMMTASDRGLPTA; via the coding sequence TTGACCCTGATTTCTTCTGTTACAAAAGGCAAAGTTTATCTAGTGGGTGCTGGCCCTGGCGATCCGGGTCTGTTGACCTTGCGAGGCAAAGCATTACTAGAAGCTGCTGAGGTGGTTGTTTATGACGCCTTGGTCAGTGATGCAATCTTGTCTTTAATCAATCCCAAGGCAGACAAAATTCATGCCGGTAAACGGCGTGGACAACACTCACTGTTGCAAACTGAAACAACCCAGTTACTGATTGAAAAGGCTCAGCAACAAGCGGTTGTGGTGCGCTTGAAAGGTGGCGACCCGTTTGTGTTTGGTCGGGGGGGTGAGGAGATGGCCGACCTCCAAGCAGCAGGCATTGCAGTGGAGGTGGTTCCCGGCGTGACGGCAGGGGTGGCGGTGCCAGCCTACGCTGGCATTCCCATTACCCACCGCGATCGCAGTTCCAGCGTCACGTTTGTGACTGGTCATGAAATGGCGGGCAAGTATCGCCCCAGCATTGCTTGGGAGGCGATTGCCCGGGGCAGCGAAACGATTGTGATCTACATGGGCCTGCACAATCTGGCTCTGATCATTGAGCAGTTGCAGACCGCAGGCTTACCCGGCATAACCCCGATCGCCTTGATTCGTTGGGGTACGCGACCGGAGCAGGAAGAACTGTTTGCCACGCTAGAAACCGTTGTGGCAGCCGTTGCCGAACGTCAATTTCAAGCACCCGCGATCGCGGTCATCGGTCAGGTTGTCAGCCTGAGTCCGTTGCTGCCGCCGACAATGATGACAGCGAGCGATCGCGGACTACCGACGGCCTAA
- a CDS encoding RNA metabolism: protein MSDQPEELRVSDLLNRQVLDRQTTDEHGRIDRVWMHPPAHRVLGFLCKQGLIRGEFSAFRLDQLHALGDDSVVLEAAPQPANPEKVDRLESLLQHEVWTDAGLHVGKIVDCRFDRQTGYISAYLVSPHGWRGVAGMLWDLDPQLVLSYGQARVLVAELDPETLPVYEAGLTEAVAGSEPDYRHLLGDLRQRARHWKQELKLQVSKVKEQAQEVLAQVQEVREQVQQPLDWEDATPQPLTAIAEDEEDWDAAETALQPLPELRPKSAAIAPPAQPLIPPEAWDDDDPWV, encoded by the coding sequence ATGTCCGACCAGCCTGAAGAACTGCGGGTTAGCGACCTTCTCAATCGACAAGTTCTTGATCGCCAAACCACGGATGAACATGGCCGCATCGATCGCGTCTGGATGCATCCGCCAGCCCATCGCGTTTTGGGGTTTCTCTGCAAGCAAGGGCTCATTCGTGGAGAGTTTTCTGCCTTTCGGCTCGATCAACTCCATGCCCTCGGCGATGACAGCGTGGTGTTAGAAGCAGCGCCACAGCCTGCCAATCCCGAGAAAGTCGATCGCCTCGAATCACTCCTCCAACACGAAGTCTGGACCGATGCCGGTTTGCATGTCGGCAAAATTGTTGATTGCCGCTTCGATCGTCAGACGGGCTACATCAGCGCCTATCTGGTTAGCCCCCACGGTTGGCGGGGTGTGGCTGGCATGCTTTGGGATCTCGACCCGCAGCTGGTCTTGAGCTATGGCCAAGCGCGGGTTTTGGTGGCGGAACTCGATCCAGAAACGCTGCCGGTCTATGAAGCGGGATTGACGGAAGCGGTTGCTGGTTCCGAACCGGACTATCGGCATCTGTTGGGCGATCTACGCCAGCGGGCGCGCCACTGGAAGCAAGAGCTGAAGCTGCAAGTCAGCAAGGTCAAGGAACAAGCGCAGGAAGTATTAGCGCAAGTCCAAGAAGTGCGGGAGCAAGTCCAGCAGCCCTTGGATTGGGAGGATGCCACCCCACAGCCTCTCACCGCGATCGCAGAGGATGAGGAAGATTGGGATGCGGCGGAGACCGCTTTACAGCCATTGCCGGAATTGCGCCCTAAATCAGCCGCGATCGCCCCGCCAGCACAGCCCCTGATTCCGCCCGAGGCTTGGGACGACGACGACCCGTGGGTCTAA
- the purF gene encoding amidophosphoribosyltransferase, whose product MIPTQPLTADLDCDLGLERPDRPEEACGVFALYAPGEEVARMAYFGLYALQHRGQESAGIAVFEGDRVMLHKDMGLVSQVFDPEILQQLQGSLAVGHTRYSTTGSSRIANAQPALLETRLGPVALAHNGNLVNTVELRQELLAKNHELTTTTDSELIAFAIMEAVAEGQDWRGAIESACRRSQGAFSLTIGTPEALYGTRDPNGIRPLVLGTLESNGQTRYVLSSETCGLDIIGADYVRDIAPGEMVRITDAGLESWTWAEAPQPKLCVFEMIYFARPDSLFHGESLYSYRRRIGQRLAKEAPADVDLVLGVPDSGIPAAIGFSEALGIPYAEGLIKNRYVGRTFIQPTQSMRETGIRMKLNPLKDVLAGKRIAIIDDSIVRGTTSRKLVKALRDAGATEVHMRISSPPVTHPCFYGIDTDTQDQLIAATRSVSEITEQIGVDSLAYLTEQGMLEATRESIGNFCTACFNGRYPIAIPEEIKRSKLMLETVTA is encoded by the coding sequence ATGATCCCGACTCAGCCGCTGACCGCCGACCTGGATTGCGATTTGGGCCTGGAGCGACCTGACCGCCCCGAAGAAGCCTGTGGGGTTTTTGCCCTCTACGCACCGGGCGAAGAAGTGGCGCGCATGGCCTATTTCGGGCTGTACGCGCTCCAGCATCGTGGACAAGAGTCTGCTGGCATCGCCGTCTTTGAAGGCGATCGCGTCATGCTCCACAAGGACATGGGCTTGGTCTCCCAAGTCTTTGATCCCGAAATCCTGCAGCAACTGCAAGGCAGCCTTGCGGTCGGTCATACCCGCTACTCCACCACGGGATCAAGCCGTATTGCCAACGCTCAACCGGCGTTGCTGGAAACCCGCCTTGGGCCGGTGGCCTTGGCGCACAACGGCAACTTGGTCAACACGGTTGAGTTGCGCCAAGAGCTGCTAGCTAAGAACCACGAGCTGACGACCACCACCGATTCAGAACTGATTGCCTTCGCGATCATGGAAGCAGTGGCAGAAGGCCAGGACTGGCGCGGGGCGATCGAGTCTGCCTGCCGCCGCAGCCAAGGAGCCTTTAGCCTGACGATCGGCACTCCTGAGGCACTCTACGGCACCCGTGACCCCAATGGCATTAGGCCGCTTGTGCTGGGCACGCTGGAGAGCAATGGCCAAACGCGCTATGTGCTTTCTTCTGAAACCTGCGGTCTCGACATCATTGGTGCGGACTACGTGCGCGATATCGCACCGGGTGAAATGGTGCGGATTACAGATGCAGGTCTGGAAAGCTGGACTTGGGCCGAGGCGCCGCAGCCGAAGCTCTGCGTCTTCGAGATGATTTACTTTGCGCGGCCTGATAGCCTCTTTCACGGCGAGTCGCTTTACAGCTATCGCCGCCGCATCGGCCAACGCTTAGCCAAGGAAGCTCCGGCGGATGTTGACCTCGTGCTGGGTGTGCCTGACTCCGGTATTCCGGCTGCGATTGGTTTTTCTGAAGCGCTGGGCATTCCCTACGCCGAAGGGTTAATCAAAAACCGCTACGTGGGGCGGACGTTCATCCAGCCCACCCAATCGATGCGGGAAACGGGCATTCGCATGAAGCTCAACCCTCTCAAGGATGTCTTAGCGGGCAAACGCATTGCCATCATTGACGATTCGATCGTGCGGGGAACAACCAGCCGCAAACTGGTCAAAGCTCTGCGGGATGCGGGTGCAACGGAAGTGCATATGCGGATTTCTTCACCGCCTGTGACGCATCCCTGCTTCTACGGCATTGATACCGACACCCAAGATCAGCTGATTGCTGCCACGCGATCGGTCAGTGAAATCACTGAGCAGATTGGTGTCGATTCTCTGGCTTACCTGACGGAGCAGGGAATGCTGGAGGCGACCCGAGAAAGTATTGGTAACTTCTGCACGGCTTGCTTTAACGGTCGCTACCCGATCGCAATTCCCGAGGAGATCAAGCGATCGAAGCTGATGCTCGAAACTGTAACGGCCTAA